One window of the Zea mays cultivar B73 chromosome 3, Zm-B73-REFERENCE-NAM-5.0, whole genome shotgun sequence genome contains the following:
- the LOC100286264 gene encoding Grx_A2 - glutaredoxin subgroup III, which produces MQAVGIRRGLTIDPAGEEEAPAARVWRLVRESPVVIFARRGCCMAHVMRRLLAAVGAHATVIELDAGAAEEQELAAAVEGGGVPALFVGGDPVGGLEGLMGLHLSGRLVPRLRELGALCA; this is translated from the coding sequence ATGCAGGCGGTGGGCATCCGGCGTGGTCTGACCATCGACCCGGCCGGGGAGGAGGAGGCCCCCGCGGCGCGCGTGTGGCGGCTGGTCCGCGAGAGCCCCGTGGTGATCTTCGCCCGGCGCGGCTGCTGCATGGCGCACGTGATGAGGCGGCTGCTGGCGGCGGTGGGCGCGCACGCCACCGTGATCGAgctggacgccggcgccgcggAGGAGCAGGAGCTGGCGGCGGCGGTCGAGGGCGGCGGCGTCCCGGCGCTCTTCGTGGGCGGCGACCCCGTCGGTGGCCTCGAGGGCCTCATGGGGCTCCACCTCAGCGGCCGCCTCGTGCCCCGGCTCAGGGAGCTCGGCGCCCTCTGCGCCTAG